From Streptomyces chrestomyceticus JCM 4735, one genomic window encodes:
- a CDS encoding HNH endonuclease produces the protein MPHVLVLNASYEPLGVVPLRRALILVLNEKAVSLEESGALMHSATRVMPAPSVVRLKRFVRVPFRGPVPLTRRALFARDGGRCMYCGGVATSVDHVVPRSRGGQHTWENVVAACRRCNHVKADRHVAEIGWRLRHQPAPPSGLAWRIIGTGHRDPRWLPYLQPYGADDALARIDAVSA, from the coding sequence GTGCCGCATGTCCTGGTCCTCAACGCGTCGTACGAGCCGCTCGGCGTCGTACCGCTCCGCCGCGCGCTCATCCTCGTCCTCAACGAAAAGGCCGTCAGCCTTGAGGAGTCCGGCGCCCTGATGCACAGCGCGACCCGTGTGATGCCCGCTCCCAGTGTGGTCCGCCTCAAGCGGTTCGTGCGGGTGCCTTTTCGCGGTCCCGTCCCGTTGACCCGCCGTGCCCTCTTCGCCCGGGACGGCGGGCGGTGCATGTACTGCGGTGGCGTCGCAACCAGCGTCGACCACGTCGTTCCGCGCAGTCGTGGCGGGCAGCACACCTGGGAGAACGTCGTCGCCGCGTGCCGCCGCTGCAACCACGTCAAGGCCGACCGGCATGTCGCCGAGATCGGCTGGCGGTTGCGGCATCAGCCCGCGCCGCCGTCCGGCCTGGCCTGGCGGATCATCGGCACGGGGCATAGGGACCCCCGGTGGCTGCCATATCTGCAGCCGTACGGGGCGGATGACGCGCTGGCCCGGATCGACGCCGTATCGGCATAG
- a CDS encoding mechanosensitive ion channel family protein, giving the protein MFWSASPAATPPGAHRRASLDDATEKATNAAGWVEENWATWLTSALQIALIIIIAVILRHVIRRTITKLIERMNRTATAAQGTALGGLLVNAERRRQRSEAIGSVLRSVASFVIMGTAALTVLSVLKINLAPLLASAGVAGVAIGFGARNLVTDFLSGVFMILEDQYGVGDEIDAGVATGTVVEVGLRVTKLRGPNGAIWYIRNGEVKRIGNLSQGWSTATVDVMIAPDQDLDRAREIITATGEEMSKAEPWNEQLWEPVEVLGLSEVHLDSVTISVSAKTMPGKAPGIERELRWRIKKALDTEGITLAPRPLSTEEEPPTPDPSAAVAAPSALASPTSPQSLATTPIPPPNLGK; this is encoded by the coding sequence GTGTTCTGGTCCGCTTCCCCAGCCGCCACGCCGCCCGGCGCGCACCGCCGGGCGTCGCTCGACGACGCCACGGAGAAGGCCACCAACGCCGCCGGATGGGTGGAGGAGAACTGGGCGACCTGGCTCACGTCCGCCCTGCAGATCGCGCTGATCATCATCATCGCCGTCATCCTGCGGCATGTGATCCGGCGCACGATCACCAAGCTCATAGAACGGATGAACCGCACCGCGACGGCCGCCCAAGGCACCGCGCTGGGCGGGCTCCTGGTCAACGCCGAGCGCCGCCGCCAGCGCTCCGAGGCCATCGGCTCGGTGCTGCGCAGCGTCGCGTCGTTCGTCATCATGGGCACCGCCGCCCTGACGGTCCTGTCCGTCCTCAAGATCAACCTGGCCCCGCTGCTCGCCAGCGCCGGCGTCGCGGGCGTCGCCATCGGCTTCGGCGCCCGCAACCTCGTCACCGACTTCCTCTCCGGCGTCTTCATGATCCTGGAGGACCAGTACGGCGTCGGCGACGAGATCGACGCGGGCGTGGCCACCGGTACGGTCGTCGAGGTCGGCCTGCGCGTCACCAAGCTGCGCGGCCCCAACGGCGCCATCTGGTACATCCGCAACGGCGAGGTCAAGCGCATCGGCAACCTCAGCCAGGGCTGGTCCACCGCCACCGTCGACGTCATGATCGCCCCGGACCAGGACCTGGACCGCGCCCGCGAGATCATCACCGCCACCGGCGAGGAGATGTCCAAGGCCGAGCCCTGGAACGAACAGCTCTGGGAGCCCGTCGAGGTCCTCGGCCTCAGCGAGGTCCACCTCGACTCCGTCACCATCAGCGTCTCCGCCAAGACCATGCCCGGCAAGGCCCCCGGCATAGAACGCGAACTCCGCTGGCGCATCAAGAAGGCCCTCGACACCGAAGGCATCACCCTCGCCCCGCGCCCCCTCTCCACCGAAGAAGAACCCCCCACCCCCGACCCGTCCGCCGCGGTAGCGGCCCCGTCGGCCCTGGCCAGCCCGACATCACCGCAGTCCCTGGCGACTACACCGATACCGCCGCCGAATCTGGGGAAGTAA